In Papaver somniferum cultivar HN1 chromosome 9, ASM357369v1, whole genome shotgun sequence, the genomic stretch AtgggtttgtttttttatttgggcaagtcaaaaaaataggtttgtttctacgtatggaaagtcaaatgttatgattttactcgTATACTCATACATGGATCACTTCCCtttctcacttttttttttctcttaatacAAAATTAGGACCACTTCTTTCTCTGATATCAAATGAGTGGGGACTAAATGATAGATTAggaaaaacatgaaaaagtggCTACAATGATTAGTTTTTCtaatttttatgaaaatcaaacaagcctattttttaaaAACGGAGAAAATTAATATATAATTTGGCGTCTCTTTTGTGAAGTGAAAATGCGGAGTTATCCGACAAAAAAACCGATGATAATCCGGTGAGACCCTATAAGAAGATAATTGAGAATTAGTATCGTGTGACACTCTTGCAAGTATTTTTCTCTTTCATTATTTCTTAACTAAACGAATCCAGTTCACCTTGATACCAACAAACCCAATATATTTCTACATCCTCTCTAACCTTGTAACTCTTGTTGAAATGGATTCTAAAGATCAACAAGGAGAAAGGAAAGCAAGTGGTGCAAAAATATTAGAGAGATTGGTGAAGGGAGAAATTGGAGATGAGGAATTGAAGGAGCTCATTAGAATTCGGTTGGAAAAGATTTTGCAATGGGGTTACAAACCCACTCCCCAAGACCAACTCGCTTCCAATATGGACTTCATAAAAGGTTCATCTCTTGCATGCATGCTCTCTAAGATTCGCATCATTTTATTTGCGTTATGCATATATATAGAGATAGGCATAATACTAATTGGTCATGGTTTTGCTTTTGTAGCTTTGAAAGAGATGAACATGTCAGGAGACACGGAGGCTGTGAATATCGAGCTATATGAATTACCTTCAGCTTCTGTTCAAGCTTCTCTTGGAAGCACCCTCAAACAAAGGTTTTTAAAATCTACTCATCTTGTGAAAGTGATTAGAATTTAAAGTCTACTCATCTTGGGATTATTCTTTTTGTTGCAGTTTTTGTTATTTCAAAGAGGAATCCACGACGATAGACGAAGCAGAGATAGCGGCATATGAGTTGTACTGCGAACGAGCACAAATCAATGACGGGCAAACTATACTTGACATTGGTTGCGGTTTTGGGGGTTTAGTTCTTCATATTGCTCAGAAATATAAGAACTGTCATGTTACAGGGTTGACTATTTCAAATGAGCAAAGAAATTATATCATTCTGCAAGTAGAGTAAGTAGAATTAGACACTAGCTACTcaattaataaagcaattatcCGAAACAATAAGtccttaattaattaattaatgttttgaCGATATTTCTCTAACGTTTAGGAAGCTTAAACTATCGAATGTGGACGTTATATTAGCTGATGTTACTGAATTCGAATTTAAAACTGAGAAGAAATTTGATCGAATAATACTTATCGAAGCCATAGAGGTGATCATGTAAAATTCTTTGTGATTTAGATTAAATATCACTCAGTTAGCTGTTGACATTAAATTAATTCTCTATTTGCATGCACTGCAGCACATGAAAAACATTCAACTATTTCTAAAGAAAATCTCAAAATGGATGAAAGATGAAGATAGTTTTCTTTTTGTGGAACAACATTGCCACaaggcatttaatcatcattttgAGGTTAGAATATACCCTATAACCTTAATTTGACTCAAATTTTCCTTAATCTTTTGAGAATTTTCTTTTTGATACCATGCATGGAATCTTCGTCAGGCACTTGATGAGGATGATTGGTACACCAGTTACGTGATCCCGAAAGGGGACCTGATGTATTTGTCTGCTTCGGCTCTTCTATATTTCCAGGTGAAGTTTACACTAAAATCATTCACACATCAACCAAAGCTATTATGAAAGTTTCTGGAAATGTAGTAGCTAATTAATGATTATAAATGGTATATCGTTTGCAGGATGATGTCTCAGTTGTGGACCATTGGTTGTTAAGCGGAATGCATATGGCACGTTCATAGTAAGGAAACTATCAATGAACTTGTGTTGTCATTTAGTTCAGTGAAATGCAGATGTTTTGAGAAgaaaatttaaatttttaattGTTTAAACAAATACTCTATGCTTTATCAAAATGTATATGGTGCCAATCCATCAAAAACTGTGTACCCGCGtaatttgatttaattgattctctattttaacttttttatttattataaagAAATATTCTATCCTATACACTTATCTTTATACTTTTAACTTCTATTTTACTCccctatttttcattttttaaataataaacaataatttaataatattaccataacatatttttttatgcaaacaataatcataaaactattaaatgataaaataaattattaaaaatattacCTATACATTATTTGAAATATTAGAATTAAATTTATAATTTATTATAATTTTAATCtatttaaaactaatttttaaaacatgtctattttcgtcattaactATATCATACATCACCGCACATTAAAATACCAATTTACCAAAGAATCTATAGTTTGTTAATTTCACGGTAGTTTTTAAATTATGGTCTACCAAATGTCATGCATGCTGTTTTATTTTCACAGCACAACTCAACAACGCACAACACATCACAACAGAAAAACACTTTTCTGTAACTCATAACAATTCCAAACTCGCCTTATATCTTCTCGTATGGATTCCCAAGTTACAAGAAGCATATGCGAAAACTAGGCTTCTTAAATTAGAAAATGGCCGGGAACATCCACTAGACGCAGTCTAAATAGATAGATTTTTAGAAATTTTGTTTTTCAGTGGAGGTCTCAGGCTTTGTCCATGGTTTATAAAGGCAATACTAAAACTTTAGGGGAGGGTGGGTTTAAACTCGTTGGTATCGTCACTTAACAATAAATGTACCAAGATGACATCTTCATTACGAGACGTACTAATTTCGGTCTTCACTGTGAGACGTACTAATTTCGGGTTCTCGTATATGTTTAGAATTGCTTCTTAACAAATACCATGTGGATAAATAAATGATGATTATATTTTGAGTTTTATAAGTTTTTGTGATTTTTATAGCGAGGAATGGGGAaagaaatttgaaagaaataTGGAAGTTTCAATAAAATCACTAAAGTCGACTCTCGGAAGTGAAGAAGTAGTTAACCAAGTGATTACTCTTTATAAGACATTTTTTATAGGTTATGCTATCCAATTCTCATACAACAATGGTGAAGAATGGGTGATTTCACATTTTCTCTTCAAGAAAAAGTGACTCTGATGCAGATCAAGGG encodes the following:
- the LOC113309783 gene encoding N-methyltransferase 4-like, whose translation is MDSKDQQGERKASGAKILERLVKGEIGDEELKELIRIRLEKILQWGYKPTPQDQLASNMDFIKALKEMNMSGDTEAVNIELYELPSASVQASLGSTLKQSFCYFKEESTTIDEAEIAAYELYCERAQINDGQTILDIGCGFGGLVLHIAQKYKNCHVTGLTISNEQRNYIILQVEKLKLSNVDVILADVTEFEFKTEKKFDRIILIEAIEHMKNIQLFLKKISKWMKDEDSFLFVEQHCHKAFNHHFEALDEDDWYTSYVIPKGDLMYLSASALLYFQDDVSVVDHWLLSGMHMARSYEEWGKKFERNMEVSIKSLKSTLGSEEVVNQVITLYKTFFIGYAIQFSYNNGEEWVISHFLFKKK